The following are from one region of the Paenibacillus sabinae T27 genome:
- a CDS encoding LacI family DNA-binding transcriptional regulator produces MATIQDIADYVGLSIATVSRALNKPAMVNAETRERVMQAAKKLNYFDPAKTRQANLKNKKISLGVIIPYITSFFFGELFSGISRIAQENHIDLILYELKSSKMNEEGLAEAFSFVQRHLVDGIILTSFHLPAKYDELIDTLQIPVVLLLDSHESGKLPTYKVDDIRASFEAVSYLVSRGHRNIGMISALLTDQHDRGEQLRLKGYKQAVDFYGLPFSEALVAYGDMRFGYTAMKELLAKREETGLTAVFAASDEMAIGAMRCIFDSGLRVPQDISVIGFDNLSVSRITMPKLTTIEQPFGEIGAEGVKHMIRWFTEGGQIPEKGHFYLPYKIIERESVAEIRPGEART; encoded by the coding sequence TTGGCGACAATTCAGGATATAGCAGATTATGTGGGGCTTTCCATTGCAACCGTATCAAGGGCGCTTAACAAACCGGCGATGGTCAATGCGGAGACCCGCGAGCGTGTCATGCAGGCGGCGAAGAAGCTTAATTACTTCGATCCGGCCAAGACCAGACAAGCGAATCTGAAGAACAAAAAGATTTCCCTGGGCGTCATTATTCCGTATATTACCTCGTTTTTCTTCGGGGAATTATTCAGCGGGATAAGCCGTATCGCACAGGAGAATCATATTGATTTGATTTTGTACGAACTGAAGAGCAGCAAAATGAACGAGGAGGGTCTTGCCGAGGCTTTTTCCTTTGTGCAGCGGCACTTGGTTGACGGGATTATCCTTACGAGTTTCCATCTGCCGGCCAAGTATGACGAGCTGATCGATACGCTTCAGATTCCGGTCGTTCTGCTGCTTGATTCTCATGAGAGTGGAAAGCTCCCGACTTACAAGGTGGATGATATCCGGGCATCATTCGAAGCCGTTTCTTACCTCGTTTCGCGCGGACACCGGAACATTGGCATGATTTCCGCCCTGCTGACGGATCAGCATGACCGGGGCGAGCAGCTAAGGCTGAAGGGTTATAAACAGGCCGTTGACTTCTACGGTCTGCCGTTCTCGGAAGCGTTGGTCGCTTACGGAGATATGCGTTTTGGATATACAGCGATGAAGGAGCTTCTTGCCAAGCGGGAGGAGACCGGACTGACGGCTGTATTTGCCGCTTCGGATGAAATGGCGATCGGAGCGATGCGCTGCATCTTCGATTCGGGGCTTAGAGTGCCGCAGGATATCTCGGTTATCGGCTTTGACAATTTGTCGGTAAGCCGGATTACGATGCCGAAGCTGACAACCATTGAACAGCCCTTTGGCGAGATTGGTGCAGAAGGCGTCAAGCACATGATCCGATGGTTTACCGAGGGAGGTCAGATTCCTGAGAAGGGGCATTTTTATTTGCCTTATAAAATCATCGAAAGAGAGTCGGTAGCCGAAATCCGGCCCGGAGAAGCGAGAACATGA